A region from the Brachyspira pilosicoli genome encodes:
- the fliF gene encoding flagellar basal-body MS-ring/collar protein FliF, with the protein MDFVNKLIGQVKNIFAKTTKVQKAILIGVLVVALGAIVATVFFTSRRAGTLLFQNALTQEDARNVIAVLDANNIKYQYRNGFITLNNEADKAKAELELVKEGRMPMGVDGWELFDAPRIGITDAELDINKRRSLTKAITQLLTKLDFVQEATVDLAFPKKEYLTDVDSPVTASVVIKAQPFKEEVLRDPKTVRGLQQLIAMGVDKLKPEFVTITDSTGYVLTDFTDEAANLKLKVAQEELKIVDRERKKIENKIRQTLGRIYTNRVETTIALELIWDDISITNNLVLPIILKEDDPTTPYDDSQFTNKVQVSTRTVTEDWKGQQFIPQGAAGAEENVPPGYKDKTDRWQTYTKTDSQDNYELSKRYEAIKKGSYQIGKISAAVALDGRWTKVYDANGNAIITNGSSYLREYHPVTADEIKNVTALVQAAIGYDLKRGDQVSVTHIQFDHWDRFNAEDARLLRNNFIKRVLIISMIGLLALFILVLIIRSIQKELARRRRLREEELERKQMEMRRQAMMNANEEPMTEINLEDAARKKLMEEVIRVSHERPEDVAQLLRTWMADDK; encoded by the coding sequence ATGGATTTTGTGAATAAATTAATTGGGCAAGTAAAAAATATTTTCGCAAAAACTACAAAAGTACAAAAGGCAATACTTATAGGGGTATTAGTAGTTGCTTTGGGGGCAATAGTAGCTACAGTATTTTTTACTTCGAGAAGAGCAGGCACATTATTATTTCAAAATGCACTAACACAAGAAGATGCAAGAAACGTTATAGCTGTTTTGGATGCAAATAATATAAAATATCAATATAGAAATGGATTTATTACATTAAACAATGAAGCTGATAAAGCTAAAGCCGAATTAGAATTGGTAAAAGAAGGCAGAATGCCGATGGGAGTAGACGGATGGGAATTATTTGATGCTCCTCGCATTGGTATTACAGATGCAGAATTAGATATTAACAAAAGAAGGTCATTAACAAAGGCAATAACACAGCTTTTAACTAAATTAGATTTTGTACAAGAAGCTACAGTTGATTTAGCATTTCCTAAGAAAGAATATTTAACAGATGTAGATTCACCAGTTACAGCATCAGTAGTAATCAAAGCACAGCCTTTTAAAGAAGAAGTTTTAAGAGACCCAAAAACAGTTAGAGGCTTACAGCAATTAATAGCTATGGGTGTTGATAAATTAAAGCCAGAGTTTGTAACAATTACAGACAGTACAGGCTATGTATTAACCGATTTTACAGATGAAGCTGCCAACTTAAAATTAAAAGTAGCTCAGGAAGAATTGAAAATAGTTGATAGAGAGAGAAAAAAGATAGAAAATAAAATAAGACAAACATTAGGAAGAATATATACAAACAGAGTAGAAACTACAATAGCATTAGAGCTTATATGGGACGATATTAGTATAACAAATAATTTGGTACTTCCTATAATACTTAAAGAAGATGACCCAACAACACCTTATGATGACAGTCAATTTACAAATAAAGTTCAAGTATCAACTCGTACAGTAACAGAAGATTGGAAAGGTCAGCAATTTATACCTCAGGGAGCAGCTGGTGCAGAGGAGAATGTTCCTCCTGGATATAAAGATAAAACAGACAGATGGCAAACATACACAAAAACAGATAGCCAAGATAACTATGAATTAAGCAAAAGATATGAGGCTATAAAGAAAGGAAGCTACCAGATAGGTAAAATATCTGCTGCTGTTGCTTTAGACGGAAGATGGACAAAGGTTTATGATGCTAATGGTAATGCTATAATAACTAATGGTTCTAGTTATTTAAGAGAATATCATCCAGTAACTGCTGATGAGATAAAAAATGTTACAGCATTAGTGCAAGCTGCTATAGGATATGACTTAAAAAGAGGAGACCAAGTTAGTGTAACACATATTCAATTTGACCATTGGGATAGATTTAATGCAGAAGATGCTAGATTATTAAGAAACAATTTTATAAAGAGAGTTCTTATAATTTCTATGATAGGATTATTAGCATTGTTTATATTAGTGCTTATAATCAGATCTATACAGAAAGAGCTTGCTAGAAGACGCAGACTTAGAGAAGAAGAGCTTGAACGTAAGCAAATGGAAATGCGTAGACAAGCTATGATGAATGCTAATGAAGAGCCTATGACTGAAATTAATTTAGAGGATGCAGCTCGTAAGAAATTAATGGAAGAGGTTATAAGAGTAAGTCATGAGAGACCAGAGGATGTTGCTCAGTTGCTACGTACTTGGATGGCAGATGATAAATAA
- a CDS encoding CinA family protein yields the protein MDRIKIKSQNVVNLLIEKKLKITSAESCTGGLFSSYITSVSGSSECFEGSFVTYSNEVKHKMIGVREETLSKYGAVSEECVLEMAENSRKIMNSDISIAISGIAGPNGGTEDKPVGLVFVCIAAENYIKAYKNIFYGDRDNIRSLSVLFSLDLVENYIQNL from the coding sequence ATGGATAGAATAAAAATAAAATCTCAAAATGTGGTTAATCTTCTTATTGAAAAGAAATTAAAGATTACTTCTGCCGAGTCTTGCACGGGCGGACTTTTTTCTTCTTATATAACGTCTGTAAGTGGTTCATCAGAATGCTTTGAAGGCTCTTTTGTAACATATTCTAATGAAGTAAAGCATAAAATGATAGGTGTAAGAGAAGAAACTTTGTCAAAATATGGTGCAGTTAGTGAAGAGTGCGTATTAGAAATGGCAGAAAACAGCAGAAAAATAATGAATAGTGATATATCAATAGCGATAAGCGGAATAGCAGGTCCAAATGGAGGTACTGAAGATAAGCCTGTTGGGTTGGTATTTGTATGCATAGCTGCAGAAAATTATATAAAAGCTTATAAAAATATATTCTATGGCGACAGAGATAATATTAGAAGCTTAAGCGTATTATTTTCTTTAGATTTGGTTGAAAATTATATACAAAATCTTTAA
- a CDS encoding branched-chain amino acid transporter permease, which translates to MTNKELFITALIIVFATAILRFLPFIIIRKSIAERRYIKYLGDIMPYAMIALLVIYCIKDINIIKFPYGLPEIISIIIVAVFQIVKRNVLISIGLGTIIYMFLVQVIFV; encoded by the coding sequence ATGACTAATAAAGAACTTTTTATAACGGCATTAATAATTGTTTTTGCAACGGCTATTTTAAGATTTTTGCCTTTTATAATAATAAGAAAGTCTATTGCTGAGAGAAGATATATTAAATATTTGGGTGATATAATGCCTTATGCTATGATAGCTCTTCTTGTAATATATTGCATAAAAGATATAAATATAATAAAATTCCCTTATGGTTTGCCTGAAATAATATCTATAATTATAGTAGCTGTTTTTCAAATTGTTAAAAGAAATGTACTTATTAGTATAGGTTTAGGCACGATTATATATATGTTTTTAGTGCAAGTTATTTTTGTTTAG
- a CDS encoding AzlC family ABC transporter permease has translation MNKEELVSTLKYALPKTIPVLIGYLFLGMAYGILMKAKGFSTFLAIFMSMAAYCGSMQYVAINYLFLAPFNPIYAFILTLTVNSRMSFYGISMVSKYKGTGLLKPFLIFSLSDETFSILCSGNVPKNINRKAFLFFVSFFDYIYWALGTLIGCLIGNVVKFNTKGLDFVLTALFVVIFVEQWLDSDNNHKGAIIGLVCSIPILIFKTNIFIVLSMILIFIVISVSYNFDKHKEGKINVND, from the coding sequence ATGAATAAAGAAGAATTAGTTTCTACATTAAAATATGCTCTTCCAAAGACTATACCAGTTCTTATAGGGTATTTATTTTTGGGTATGGCTTATGGCATATTGATGAAGGCAAAGGGTTTTAGCACTTTTCTTGCTATATTTATGAGTATGGCGGCATATTGCGGAAGTATGCAGTATGTAGCTATAAATTATTTGTTTTTAGCTCCTTTTAACCCTATATATGCTTTTATATTAACATTAACAGTAAATTCAAGAATGTCTTTTTATGGTATATCAATGGTAAGCAAATATAAAGGAACTGGTTTATTAAAGCCTTTTTTAATATTTTCTTTGAGCGATGAAACTTTTTCTATACTTTGCAGCGGCAATGTGCCTAAAAATATAAATAGAAAAGCGTTTTTATTTTTTGTTTCTTTTTTTGATTATATTTATTGGGCTTTGGGTACTTTGATTGGCTGTTTGATAGGAAATGTAGTTAAATTTAATACTAAGGGACTTGATTTTGTTTTAACTGCTCTATTTGTGGTGATATTTGTAGAGCAGTGGCTTGATAGTGATAATAATCATAAGGGGGCTATTATAGGGCTTGTATGTTCTATACCTATTTTGATATTTAAAACTAATATATTTATAGTGCTTTCTATGATTTTAATATTTATAGTGATAAGTGTTAGTTATAATTTTGATAAGCATAAAGAAGGTAAAATAAATGTTAATGACTAA
- a CDS encoding copper homeostasis protein CutC, translating into MNKNIKIEICVDSVESCINAEKGGADRVELCGNMFEGGTTPSYGVLELAREKVNKPIYAMVRPRGGDFCYNDIEFEIMKREIKLMKELKIDGIVFGILTKEGKVDKERCSKLLDLWGSSKATFHRAIDVSSDLNKACEDIISLGFERILTSGGEANVMSGIIKLKELVEKYNDKIIIMPGSGINERNIEYIKDTVKANEYHMTANKTVESVMQYRNENVFMGATLRPPEFSVKYTDENKVKNIKSKI; encoded by the coding sequence ATGAATAAAAATATAAAAATAGAAATATGCGTGGACAGTGTAGAGTCTTGCATTAATGCTGAAAAAGGGGGAGCTGACAGAGTTGAGCTTTGCGGCAATATGTTTGAGGGCGGTACAACTCCAAGTTATGGAGTTTTGGAATTAGCAAGAGAAAAGGTAAATAAACCAATATATGCAATGGTACGTCCTAGGGGAGGAGATTTTTGTTATAATGATATTGAGTTTGAAATAATGAAAAGAGAAATAAAACTCATGAAAGAATTAAAAATTGACGGCATAGTGTTTGGAATACTTACAAAAGAGGGAAAAGTTGATAAAGAGAGATGTTCTAAATTGTTAGATTTATGGGGAAGCAGCAAGGCAACATTTCATAGGGCAATAGATGTAAGTTCTGATTTAAATAAAGCATGCGAGGATATTATATCGCTTGGGTTTGAGAGGATACTTACTTCAGGCGGTGAAGCTAATGTTATGAGCGGTATAATAAAATTAAAAGAATTAGTTGAAAAATATAATGATAAAATAATAATAATGCCAGGAAGCGGAATAAATGAAAGAAACATTGAATATATAAAAGATACTGTTAAAGCAAATGAATATCATATGACAGCAAACAAAACAGTTGAAAGTGTTATGCAATATAGAAATGAAAATGTGTTTATGGGGGCCACTTTAAGACCTCCTGAGTTTAGCGTTAAATATACTGATGAAAACAAAGTAAAAAATATAAAATCAAAAATATAA
- the carB gene encoding carbamoyl-phosphate synthase large subunit: MPKRTDIKKILVIGSGPIIIGQAAEFDYAGTQACQSLKEEGYEVVLINSNPATIMTDAAIADKVYIEPINLDFAKRIIYKERPDAILGSLGGQTGLNLVVELAESGILDEYNVEVLGTDLNAINTAEDRELFKQLMNDINEPVPESVIVHSVEEAIEFANKIGYHLVVRPAYTLGGTGGGFARNEKELIEICETGLKISPVHECLVEKSIAGYKEIEYEVMRDNNDNAIVVCNMENVDPVGIHTGDSIVVAPCQTLSDRENQMLRNVSLKIIRALKICGGCNVQLALDPNSFKYYIIEVNPRVSRSSALASKATGYPIAKISAKIAVGMTLDEILNPITKKSFACFEPSIDYIVTKFPRLPFDKFPNADRQLGTQMKATGEVMSIGRNFEESFLKAVRSLEIKCDHIIHKDVSEYTTKKLWERIELRDDLRIFIIAELIRRKEDIKDIIDITHIDKFFLDKIKNIIELENKLSKNKMDIDILRESKERGFSDSYIAKVWGVEEIDIYKLRHENGIVPVYKMVDTCAGEFESETPYFYSTYEQENESIKSDKESIIVLGSGPIRIGQGVEFDYSTVHSVMTIREAGYEAIVINNNPETVSTDFSISDKLYFEPLTIEDVMHIVELEKPKGVIVQFGGQTAINLAEKLVMHGVNILGTSLENINRAEDRHEFEEMLKSLNIPQPKGETAITVDEALVIANKIGYPVLVRPSYVLGGRAMEIVYNDAALKIYMETAVKEVSNKAPILIDKYIVGKEIETDAISDNEHNVFIPGIMEHIERAGIHSGDSISVYPPQTISKKVKDSIIDYTKRIGEGFNFIGLYNIQFIVDRDDNVYVLEVNPRSSRTVPFLSKITNVPMANIATMCILGKSLKEQGYNDLYKKESNKVFVKAPVFSFAKLRKVDTVLGPEMKSTGEALGFDINFEKALYKALIASGIKIPLQGNVLFTIADDDKPEIVDMAKRFSNIGYGIYATKGTANFLRKEGLYIKEVSKIYESGFEDIIDTIRLGKVDYVINTIATDSKTHSDSLELRRASAENNISCITSLDTAYALLRVIESMNFSIMPIA, from the coding sequence ATGCCTAAAAGAACAGATATAAAAAAAATATTAGTAATAGGTTCAGGACCAATCATTATAGGACAGGCTGCAGAGTTTGATTATGCAGGTACACAAGCTTGTCAGTCTTTGAAAGAGGAAGGATACGAAGTTGTGCTTATAAATTCAAATCCTGCTACAATAATGACTGATGCCGCTATAGCAGATAAAGTATATATTGAGCCTATTAATTTGGATTTTGCTAAGAGAATAATTTATAAAGAGAGACCAGATGCAATATTAGGTTCTCTTGGAGGACAAACAGGTCTTAATTTAGTAGTTGAGCTTGCTGAAAGCGGTATATTAGACGAATACAATGTTGAAGTATTAGGAACGGACTTGAATGCTATAAACACTGCAGAAGACAGAGAGCTTTTTAAACAGCTTATGAATGATATAAACGAGCCAGTGCCAGAAAGTGTGATTGTGCATAGTGTTGAAGAGGCAATAGAGTTTGCAAACAAAATAGGATATCACTTGGTTGTGCGTCCTGCATATACACTTGGGGGAACTGGAGGCGGGTTTGCACGCAATGAAAAAGAATTAATTGAGATATGCGAGACTGGATTAAAAATAAGCCCTGTTCATGAATGTTTGGTTGAAAAGAGCATTGCGGGATACAAAGAAATAGAATATGAGGTTATGCGTGATAATAATGACAATGCAATAGTGGTATGTAATATGGAAAATGTTGACCCTGTTGGAATACATACGGGAGATAGCATAGTTGTTGCTCCTTGTCAGACACTAAGCGACAGAGAAAATCAAATGCTTAGAAATGTGAGCCTTAAAATAATAAGAGCTTTAAAAATATGCGGGGGCTGTAATGTGCAGCTTGCATTAGACCCTAATAGCTTTAAGTATTATATAATAGAGGTTAATCCTAGGGTATCTCGTTCAAGTGCTTTGGCTAGTAAAGCTACAGGCTACCCTATTGCTAAAATAAGTGCAAAAATAGCGGTGGGTATGACTTTAGATGAAATACTTAACCCTATCACTAAAAAAAGTTTTGCTTGTTTTGAGCCTTCTATTGATTATATAGTTACAAAATTCCCAAGACTTCCATTTGATAAATTCCCTAACGCAGACAGACAATTAGGCACACAGATGAAAGCTACAGGCGAAGTGATGAGCATAGGGCGTAATTTTGAAGAATCATTTCTAAAAGCTGTTCGCTCTCTTGAAATAAAATGCGACCATATAATTCATAAAGATGTTTCTGAATATACCACAAAAAAATTATGGGAGCGTATAGAATTAAGAGATGATTTAAGAATATTTATTATAGCCGAACTTATAAGACGAAAAGAAGATATAAAAGACATAATAGATATTACTCATATTGATAAATTCTTTTTAGATAAAATAAAAAATATAATAGAGTTAGAAAATAAATTATCTAAAAATAAAATGGATATAGATATTTTAAGAGAATCTAAAGAGAGAGGTTTTTCTGATAGTTATATAGCCAAAGTTTGGGGAGTGGAAGAAATTGATATATACAAATTAAGACATGAAAATGGTATTGTTCCAGTATATAAAATGGTTGATACTTGTGCGGGAGAGTTTGAAAGTGAGACTCCTTATTTCTACTCTACTTATGAACAAGAAAATGAATCTATAAAAAGCGATAAAGAAAGCATTATTGTTTTAGGTTCTGGACCTATAAGGATTGGACAGGGAGTTGAGTTTGATTATTCTACAGTTCACTCTGTTATGACTATAAGAGAAGCAGGTTATGAGGCTATAGTAATAAACAATAACCCTGAAACAGTATCAACAGATTTTTCAATATCTGACAAACTTTATTTTGAACCTCTCACTATAGAAGATGTTATGCATATAGTGGAGCTTGAAAAACCTAAAGGGGTTATTGTTCAATTTGGAGGTCAGACTGCCATTAACTTAGCTGAAAAACTTGTAATGCATGGGGTTAATATACTTGGCACTTCTTTAGAAAATATTAACAGAGCTGAAGACAGACATGAGTTTGAAGAGATGCTAAAATCTCTTAATATACCTCAGCCTAAAGGGGAAACTGCTATAACTGTTGATGAAGCTTTAGTAATAGCAAACAAAATAGGATATCCTGTTTTGGTGCGTCCTAGTTATGTATTAGGCGGGCGTGCTATGGAGATAGTTTATAATGATGCTGCTTTAAAAATATATATGGAGACTGCTGTAAAAGAAGTTAGCAATAAAGCTCCTATATTAATTGATAAATATATTGTAGGAAAAGAAATAGAAACTGATGCTATTTCTGACAATGAGCATAATGTATTTATACCAGGCATAATGGAGCATATAGAGAGAGCGGGTATTCACTCTGGAGATTCTATAAGCGTATACCCTCCTCAAACTATTTCTAAAAAAGTAAAAGACAGTATTATTGATTATACAAAAAGAATAGGAGAAGGATTTAATTTTATAGGGCTTTACAATATACAATTTATAGTTGATAGAGATGATAATGTATATGTTCTTGAAGTTAATCCTAGAAGCAGTAGAACAGTACCTTTCTTAAGCAAGATAACTAATGTACCTATGGCTAATATTGCTACAATGTGCATACTTGGAAAATCATTAAAAGAACAAGGGTATAACGATTTATATAAAAAAGAATCTAACAAAGTATTTGTTAAAGCTCCTGTATTTTCTTTTGCCAAATTAAGAAAAGTAGACACTGTGCTTGGTCCAGAGATGAAAAGTACAGGTGAGGCATTGGGTTTTGATATTAACTTTGAAAAAGCACTTTATAAAGCACTAATTGCAAGCGGAATAAAAATACCTCTTCAAGGAAATGTTCTTTTTACAATAGCAGATGATGATAAGCCTGAAATTGTAGATATGGCAAAGCGATTTTCTAATATAGGATACGGAATATATGCTACAAAAGGAACTGCTAATTTCCTTAGAAAAGAGGGTCTTTATATAAAAGAAGTTTCAAAGATTTATGAAAGCGGATTTGAAGATATAATAGATACTATAAGATTAGGAAAAGTTGATTATGTTATTAATACAATAGCAACCGACAGCAAAACTCATTCTGATAGTTTAGAATTGAGACGTGCTTCTGCTGAAAATAATATATCATGTATTACTTCATTAGATACAGCTTATGCTTTGCTTAGAGTAATAGAATCAATGAACTTTAGTATAATGCCTATTGCTTAA
- a CDS encoding carbamoyl phosphate synthase small subunit gives MKRYLILEDGSHYEGLGFGADNFKIGELVFNTSMTGYQEVLSDLSYCGQITVMTYPLIGNYGINRDDFESLNPAIFGIIVKEACKSPNNFRSAESIDEFLKLKNIPAIENIDTRAITRKIRKLGTLKAIMSDTIENKDDIVKMLKDTPYMNDHVKRVSTKNAFPIPNRGKKVVLIDFGAKLGIIRELSKRDCDLIVVPYDTDSKTIMSLNPDGVMLSNGPGDPKDVNESINTIKELIGKVPIFGICLGHQLISLACGANTIKLKFGHRGGNHPVKDLETNKVSITSQNHSYAVEKESLVNTDLILTHISLNDESCEGVKHKKFPVFSVQYHPESNPGPEDSKYLFDKFIDMMNNNYGEKNA, from the coding sequence TTGAAACGTTATTTAATACTTGAAGACGGAAGTCATTATGAAGGACTTGGTTTTGGTGCTGATAATTTCAAAATAGGTGAATTAGTTTTTAATACATCTATGACAGGTTATCAGGAAGTGTTATCCGATTTATCATACTGCGGGCAAATAACTGTTATGACTTATCCTTTAATCGGAAACTATGGTATAAACAGAGATGATTTTGAAAGCCTTAATCCTGCAATATTTGGTATTATAGTAAAAGAGGCTTGTAAAAGTCCTAATAATTTTAGGAGTGCAGAAAGTATAGATGAGTTTTTGAAACTAAAAAATATTCCTGCTATAGAAAATATTGATACCAGAGCTATAACAAGAAAGATTAGAAAATTAGGAACATTAAAAGCTATAATGAGCGACACTATAGAAAATAAAGATGATATAGTAAAAATGCTTAAAGATACACCATATATGAATGACCATGTGAAAAGAGTTTCCACAAAAAATGCATTTCCTATACCAAATAGAGGTAAAAAAGTTGTGCTAATAGATTTCGGGGCAAAACTTGGAATAATAAGAGAGTTAAGTAAAAGAGATTGCGATTTGATAGTAGTGCCTTATGATACAGATTCTAAAACCATAATGAGTTTAAATCCAGACGGAGTAATGCTTTCAAACGGACCAGGCGACCCAAAAGATGTAAATGAATCAATCAATACAATAAAAGAGCTTATAGGAAAAGTGCCAATATTTGGAATATGTTTGGGGCATCAGCTTATAAGTTTGGCATGCGGTGCTAATACTATAAAATTAAAGTTCGGGCACAGAGGAGGAAATCACCCTGTTAAAGATTTGGAGACTAATAAAGTGAGCATCACAAGTCAAAATCATAGTTATGCCGTTGAAAAAGAGAGTTTAGTAAATACAGACTTAATTTTAACTCATATATCTCTAAATGATGAAAGCTGCGAGGGAGTAAAACATAAAAAATTCCCAGTATTCTCTGTTCAATATCACCCAGAATCTAATCCAGGACCAGAGGACAGCAAATATTTATTTGATAAATTTATTGATATGATGAATAACAATTATGGAGAGAAAAATGCCTAA